One genomic window of Candidatus Kryptoniota bacterium includes the following:
- a CDS encoding IS3 family transposase, which yields RLFEYLEIFYNRVRRHSALGYKSPVAFENELSTVA from the coding sequence AGACTTTTTGAGTATCTCGAGATATTCTACAACCGGGTTCGTCGCCACTCCGCACTCGGTTACAAATCACCTGTGGCTTTTGAAAATGAACTATCAACTGTGGCTTAA